GATCTCGTCCTGCTCGGCGGTGAGGCTGGCGTCCATGACTGACCCTTCCCTGGCACCTCGGCGGCCCTTCCGTCCGCATCTGACGGTCCGTCATGTTAGGGCGGGGGGGCGGGAATGCCCAGAGAGACGACGAGGTGCCGCAAGGGGCGGCGGGGGACGGCGAGCAGGGACGAGGAGCGGCGGGAGGTCGCGGGGGGCGACGGGAGGCCGCGGGAGGCGACGGCGTCTGCCGCCGGAGCCCGGATCTGATGTACCGTCAGATTCATGGCTTCTGGAAGTGTTTCTGGGAACCGAAATGTGGCCGTGGTCGGTGCGGCCCTCTCCGACTGCGGCCGGGTGGACGACGCGACGCCGTACGCCCTGCACGCCCAGGCGGCCCGCCGCGCGCTGGCGGACGCCGGGCTCGGCCGGGATCTGGTGGACGGCTTCGCCTCCGCCGGCCTGGGCATGCTCGCCCCCGTCGAGGTCGCCGACTACCTCGGCCTGCGCCCCACCTGGGTCGACTCCACGTCCGTGGGCGGCTCGACCTGGGAGGTCATGGCGGCGCACGCGGCGGACGCGATAGCCGCCGGCCACGCGAACGCCGTCCTGCTGGTCTACGGCTCCACGGCCCGCGCCGACGTCCGGGCGGGCCGCCGCACCGGCACCCTCTCCTTCGGCGCGCGCGGCCCCCTCCAGTTCGAGGTCCCCTACGGCCACACCCTCATCGCCAAGTACGCGATGGCCGCCCGCCGCCACATGCTCCAATACGGCACGACCGTCGAGCAGTTGGCGGAAGTCGCGGTCCAGGCGAGGGCGAACGCGGGCCTGAACCCGGAGGCGATGTTCCGCGACCCGGTGACGGTGGACGACGTCCTCTCCGGCCCGATGATCGCCGACCCCTTCACCAGGCTGCACTGCTGTCTACGCTCCGACGGCGGCGCTGCGGTGCTGCTGGCGGCCGAGGAGTACGTACGGGACTGCCGTACGTCCCCGGTGTGGATCCTCGGGACGGGGGAGCACGTCTCGCATGCCTCGATGTCCGAGTGGGACGACTTCACGGTGTCCCCGGCGGCGGTGAGCGGGCGGCTGGCGTTCGCCCGGGCGGGCGTGCGGCCGGAGGAGATGGACTTCGCCCAGATCTACGACGCCTTCACCTACATGACCCTCGTCACACTCGAGGACCTGGGTTTCTGTGGGAAGGGAGAAGGCGGGGCGTTCGTGGAGAAGGGGCGGTTGAGGGCGGCGGGCGGGGAGCTGCCGGTCAACACGGACGGGGGCGGGCTGTCGGCCCAGCACCCGGGCATGCGGGGGCTGTTCCTGCTGGTGGAGGCGGTACGTCAACTGCGTGGAGAGGCGGGGGCGCGGCAGGTGCGGGGACGGGACGGGGAGCTGCCGAGGCTGGGCGTCGCCTCCGGGACCGGGGGGTGGTTCTGCTCTTCGGGGACGGTGGTGCTGGGGCGGGAGTGAGACGGGAGCCACCGGGGGCGGCAACCTTTTCGGGTGCGGCGGCGACTGGGGAAGTCGGAAGGTTTCCCGGGCTTTCCCGGGCTTTCCAGGTCCTGCTCCGCCGAACCGCGTAAGGATTCATCCGTGGCATCCTCTTCGCACCGCCGATCCCGCCCCGAACGAGGGTCCGAACGCGGCTTTGAACGTCGCTCCGG
This window of the Streptomyces sp. NBC_01275 genome carries:
- a CDS encoding acetyl-CoA acetyltransferase; translated protein: MASGSVSGNRNVAVVGAALSDCGRVDDATPYALHAQAARRALADAGLGRDLVDGFASAGLGMLAPVEVADYLGLRPTWVDSTSVGGSTWEVMAAHAADAIAAGHANAVLLVYGSTARADVRAGRRTGTLSFGARGPLQFEVPYGHTLIAKYAMAARRHMLQYGTTVEQLAEVAVQARANAGLNPEAMFRDPVTVDDVLSGPMIADPFTRLHCCLRSDGGAAVLLAAEEYVRDCRTSPVWILGTGEHVSHASMSEWDDFTVSPAAVSGRLAFARAGVRPEEMDFAQIYDAFTYMTLVTLEDLGFCGKGEGGAFVEKGRLRAAGGELPVNTDGGGLSAQHPGMRGLFLLVEAVRQLRGEAGARQVRGRDGELPRLGVASGTGGWFCSSGTVVLGRE